The following are encoded together in the Zingiber officinale cultivar Zhangliang chromosome 8A, Zo_v1.1, whole genome shotgun sequence genome:
- the LOC122007829 gene encoding protein XAP5 CIRCADIAN TIMEKEEPER, which yields MSGMGDGYVGTAQDAVRIRRLEKQREAERRKLEEKKKNASAGGQSGLLQFGSGTSEILDTAFKKETIGLVTREQYVEKRVNIRNKIEEEEKEKLQKLKEEEEELQMQKRKKRRVKVDSRLSFVDEIENESDEENMEKKQNKHGKDPTVETSFLPDREREAEEQAEREILRRQWLREQELIKNEPLQITYSYWDGAGHRRVIQVRKGDSIGEFLRAVQQQLAPEFREIRTTSVENLLYVKEDLIIPHQHSFYELIINKARGKSGPLFHFDVHEDVRTIADATIEKDESHAGKVVERHWYEKNKHIFPASRWEIYDPTKKWERYTIHGD from the exons ATGTCGGGGATGGGAGATGGGTACGTGGGCACCGCCCAAGATGCCGTGCGGATTCGAAGGCTGGAGAAGCAGAGGGAGGCCGAGCGCCGAAAGctcgaggagaagaagaagaacgcTTCCGCCGGCGGCCAATCCGGCCTTCTCCAATTTGGCTCCGGAACCTCAGAG ATTCTCGACACGGCATTTAAGAAGGAGACAATTGGTTTAGTGACTAGAGAACAATATGTTGAGAAG AGGGTCAATATACGAAACAAAattgaggaggaagaaaaggagaagcttCAAAAGTTGAAGGAAGA GGAGGAAGAGCTACAGatgcaaaaaaggaaaaagaggagGGTAAAGGTTGATTCACGCTTATCCTTTGTTGATGAAATAGAGAATGAGAGTGATGAGGAAAACATGGAAAAGA AACAAAACAAGCATGGCAAAGATCCAACTGTGGAAACAAGCTTTCTGCCTGATAG GGAGAGAGAAGCAGAGGAACAAGCAGAACGGGAAATATTACGGCGGCAGTGGCTACGTGAGCAAGAATTGATTAAAA atGAACCTCTTCAAATTACATATAGTTACTGGGATGGAGCTGGTCACAGACGGGTTATTCAA GTTAGAAAAGGTGACAGCATCGGAGAATTTCTGCGAGCTGTACAGCAGCAACTTGCTCCTGAATTTCGAGAGATTCGGACAACATCAGTCGAGAACCTTCTTTATGTTAAAGAAGATTTAATTATCCCTCAT CAACATAGTTTTTATGAGCTGATTATCAACAAAGCAAGGGGCAAAAGTGGACCG CTTTTCCACTTTGATGTCCATGAGGATGTTCGAACCATTGCTGATGCGACGATTGAGAAAGATGAG TCTCATGCTGGTAAGGTTGTTGAAAGACATTGGTATGAGAAGAATAAACACATTTTTCCTGCATCTAGATGGGAG ATATATGATCCTACTAAAAAATGGGAGAGGTATACCATCCATGGAGACTAG